The genomic window caagaacactgtccaaccatctcgtcctctgtcatcccttctccttgtgccctccatctttcccaacatcagggtcttttccagggagtcttctcttctcatgaggtggccaaagtcttggagcctcagcttcaggatctgtccttccagtgagcactcagggatgatttccttcagaatggatcggtttgatcttcttgcagtccatgggactctcaagagtctcctccagcaccataattcaaaagcatcccaaTAGGGATggacaattttggtttctcattcttccaaccTTAAGTGCAGCCCTCtcaagagccagcgtggtgtagtggttaagagcagtggactcgtaatctggtgaaccgggttcgcatctccgctcctccacatgcagctgctgggtgaccttgggctagtcacacttctctgaagtctctcagccccactcacctcacagagtgtttgttgtcggggaggaagggaaaggagattgttagccactttgagactcctttgggtagtgataaagcgggatatcaaatccaaactcctcttcttctccatttccacatcagtttgggcATTTCATTTCCCCGCCGCAGAAAGTCCACACACATCTTCTTGCACCATTTTGGTGCAATTGGTGCACTTAATGAGCACCATTTTGTACGCCGTTTTGCCTCTCGCACACATTTCTCCAAGCAAGTTTCCTCCGATATAGTGCAGGGGGttttttttgaacatttttaatataagcactttttttttgcatctgCTCTTCCCATTGCAAAATTTGGTGCTGAATTTCAAGAGACAGCTGCCTTTCATTTTGCCTGCTGCTCGGAGAAGTGCCAGTTAAGATAGATTTGCATCGAAATGTGAACCGAAGGAATCTCTGTCCTCATCCCCACCTCCaaaagactccaactcccatcgcccATTAGCCAGGCCGACGGGGGCTGATGGGTTTTGCAGTCTAAAAtaactggagggcaccaaattgggaaaggctgcctcggtccagtatacctgaaggaacgtctccacccccatcattctgcccggacgctgaggtccagcgccgagggccttcttgcggttccctcattgcgagaagcaaagctacagggaaccaggcagagggccttctcggtagtggcgcccgccctgtggaacgccctcccatcagatgtcaaagcgataaacaactacctgacattcagaagacatcttaaggcagccctgttcagggaagtttttaacgtgtgatattttactgtatttttggtttttatggaagccgcccagagtggctggggaggcccagccagatgggcggggtagaaataataaattattattattattattattattattattattattattattataacataaAACCTTGGGGCTGGTATTTGGTTTTCCCCCGGCCATAATTTTATCTGTTGCAAATCCCAGCAGCTGCAGAACTGGACTGCTGACCCTCTAATATCATATATTTTTTTGTATATATCAAGAGTCCACAAAGCGCTTCCCCTTCATAATGGTTTTAACCTAACAGCCCTTCAAGGCAGCCCCATATGAAGGATCATGTTGCAGACAGAGACAAGGGCTGAGGTGGTTAAGTCTGTGGCCTCATCTACAGCTACCTAGACAGATGAGAAGGGAGGAGATATTCAAATTGTTCACGTTAAATCCTTGACCCCAATCCTGTCCcatttcttctgtttttcttccaatgaaccctttgtttctgctgctgctgctgctacgtcCCTCTGCTTCCCCCGAGGCCAATTCGTACAGATGTGCCGCCCCGGTTTTAATCGCCTTCATTTTCACATTTATCGTCTGCACATTGCTAAAGAACTCCTAATCTCACGATGGCAGACCCCTTTCTCCATCCCTCCCGAGCTGCCGCTGcgttgtgtgggtgggtgttttcagAAATATATAATGGGGGTGTCCAGCTGGTGTGAGTTGATAGAGCTCTCAAAATGAGCAACGTTGAAAGACCCCCAGCTGAGAAGGCAGGCGCTTGGCGATTAACAGAGATAAAAGATCGCCATCTGGGAACTCCCGCTACAGAGACAATGAAGGCAGATCATTGCAGGTCTCGGCAGAATTAAGTGTTTTCAACTGATTTTAATATCGTATTTTTATTTGGTGATAAGATGTCCTGGGAACCTCTAGTGAAGGGCAAGTACGAAAGGCAATGGCCATTTGTCGTTTGTTATTAAGCAGGTCTGCAGTGTAGGAAATTCAGGAAGATGTCTCTTTCAACACCGCTGACCACAGGGGAAAGAGGCAAAGTCAACCTTTCATACagcaaaacaacaccaccacaaactggcttataagtataaaaccaaattgactagaataatagctagacTAGAGATAGACTTataaccattcaaacaacaaacatactaaggtgccatgtgcaagagAAAGCCTGGAGATACTGTAATCATGGAGTGGATAACTGTACAACTCTACCTTaacaacctagacagcatcttaaaaagcagagacatcaccttgccaacaaaggttcgtatagtcaaagctatggttttcccagtagtgatgtatggaagtgagagctggaccataaagaaggctgatcgccgaagaatggatgcttttgaattctggtgctggaggagactcttgagagtcccatggactgcaagaagatcaaacctctccattctgaaggaaatcagccctgagtgctcactggaaggacagatcctgaagttgaggctccaagactttggccacctcatgagaagagaagactccctggaaaagaccctgatgttgggaaagatggagggcacaaggagaaggggacgacagaggacgagatggttggacagtgttcttgaagctgctaacatgagtttgacccaactgcgggaggcagtggaagacaggagggcctggtgtgctctggtccagggggtcacgaagaggcggacacgactaaatgactataCAACAACAAATCTTAACAAGTTGCATGTGCGGTAAGCattatacagactggataaatgaaccgtTCAGCAAGTAGCGTAAGTTCTTCAATGGGTGGTGggctttgatttgccttcccGCGATTGACCCATGCATACGGATTTGTCtttccaactcaagacccattgaagaacatctcatccagttcaatctttgaaaaacagctttgaaaagctttttcatattctccagtgtgcCACCCTTGCCGTTGTGGCGGCTTGGGGTtgccgttctgtgattggacttacgctgcttgttgaacggttcatttatccagtctgtataacctttactgcacatgtaacttgttaagatagagttgtacatttttccactccatgtttacagtatctccaggcttcgtattgcacatggcaccttagtatgtttgttgtttgaatggttacaagtctctctctattctagctattattctagtgaatttggttttatacttataagccagttggtggtggtggtgttttgttgtattattattactgtcaccacaTCTGATACTTTGTGTATATACTACCTTTCATACAGACCATCCCATATTTCAGCCCCAACTGTCCTCTCCAGGTGGGTCTGGCTGTGGTTCCCTGCCTGAAGGCCTTGAAAGTTGTCACCCATCAGAATATTGAGtaccaattgtctgactcagtttaaggcagctcccCATGTTCCTAAAATGTAATTTAGAGAGATGCTACTTCCTCACCTAAGAGATAAGGTTCCTCTTAAGAGACTCTGACCCAGTTTTGCATGCTGGCCCCTGAGATCAAAGAGGTTTTTGCCTACGTTTGGATAcagctggacgccattttgaatcaagatggcagactaaaCCATTAAAAACgctgcattttttgtttcttcaagcAATGCTAAGGTACAAGGCTGCTAGTTAGAGATAAACTGAACTGGCCTTGGTGTTTTATCTGCCCCTGAATTGACTAATGTCTTTTACGCCAGCGTAAAAACCAAGCACAATGAAATAAAGAAGGAGAAACCACCAGACCCGTCTATTGAGATTCTTACAAAGTTTTTAAATCCATAGATTTCTAATGTCAAAATCAAGTTGTAGGAACACGGAGGAGTCCAGGCGGGCTGCGTTTCAGAAAGGCAACAGGCCATCGTTCCTCCACGTCAAGTAGTGAGCGAAGCCTTGCACGATTCTGTTGACGTTGTGCTCGCCAAGAAACGCCAGGAGAGTCTCCGCCATGAATTCGTGGTTGAAAAAATAGGTGTAGCACAAGGCCAGGGTCAGCAGGAGAACGCAGCCGAGCACCAAGACGCTCAGGACTTTGCCCACCTGCCAGAACCAGTACATGGCTTTTCTGCTCTTTGACTGCTGCAAGGCAACATCCACCAGTTTGGCCTCCACGATTTCGTGCATTAGCGAGCCGATCTGCACCCTGTTTTCCTGGTCCAATCTCAAGATGGTGGCCTGCTGCACGCAAGTTTCCAGCTGGGCCTGCAGATCTTTGATGTCGTTCCTCTGGCTCTGGCGGAGTTGAAGAAGCGCCCCCACTTTTTCCCTCAGCTGGGAGGAATTGTTCTTCTCCGCTTGATAGTGATGCTCGGTCTCCTGTAGCCTATCTTCCAGGCTCTTCAGGTATTTTTTGACCTCCACCGACAGGTTCTGCATCTCTCGAAGGTCCTTCTCCTGAGCGGCTTTGTAGTCTTCGAAAAGGGCCACCTGGGAGGTCACCTCGCGGAGTTCCTTGCTGAGCTCTGCGTTCGCTTTCGCCAAGGCCTTGTTCTGGGCATCCAGTTCGTGGATCCTCGCGTTGGTGTGGTCCATCTTCTCTCTGATGTCCTCCACCTTCTTCTGCATCTCCTCCATGGCGGCCTTGAATCTGTCCGCCGTCTCTTGCAAGCTCCGGTTGTGGCCCTTGATGGTGCTGTTGTCCTTGAGCAGTGCCTGGTTCTCCGAATCCAGGTAGGCCACCGTCTCTGTCAGGTCATTGATCTGGTAGCGGAGCTTTTCATTTGTCGTCGACAGTTCTTCCATCGTCAGCGACATGGTGAAGTCGTTTCGTTCAGAGCTGGCGACCCTATGAgaagattaaaaaggtaaaggtaaagggacccctgacagtaaagtctagttgcgaacgactctggggttagggtgctcatctcgctttataggccgagggagccggcgtttgtccacagtttttccaggtcatgtggccagcaggactaagccgcttctggcgaaaccagagcagcacatttaattatttaaattgtataccgccctatccATACCTGCAAGTCTCAGGGCAgtccacaacataaaaacacaaaacatataataaaaataaaaaacaaaacatctcaCTAATCCCCCTCCCAAATGCTTTTTAAACGGGCGCTGAATGCTGCACAtttcttattattttaaattttgctgcccaccatgttgttgtttgtttgaaaGAAAGGCATTGTATGAATCTCTGCTTACTCAATTGCGACTTAGAATCATTGGTCCCATTCTAAGGCTCCTTCCTTTTCGATTTTGAGGTACCTCCTGAAATCATTTGAATGTGGTCAGGCTCATGCAGCTaatttttgtttcgttttaacCATTTTGCACTGTTTTTACAGCGTTTTATGTCTCATTGCCTAAGCTGCTGCATGTTGTCATGTTGTGTTGCTTGAGTTGGCGGTgcataaatacttttataaataaagaagatattgcacacacacacacacacacagagagagagagagagagagagagagattcgttAAGAGGCAGCGAGGAAGCAGTTAATGATGAACCGCTTGACAGCGAAAGGGCCCCTCAAACAGATTAAAGGGACAGAACGATTCTAATTTTGAGCCTCTTATATGAAGACAGCTAAGCCCCAGAGGGAGAAATGACAGAGATTTATTCCAGTCAAGGGAGTGCCTAATAGCTGATCATCATGATAAATATTTATGCCCAGCTGGGAGCCTTGAGCCTTCAATTCTTCACCCTTATCCACTGAAGCTTGGAGCAAGCAATCTGCAGCAAAGCAGTTCAGGACCCTGGTCAGCTCCCAGTGGGTTCTCATAGCTGAGCCAAGGAATATGTTGTCTCAGCCAGAGCCACCTGAAGGCCTAAGAAAGCTGGTGAGGTTGTCTCTTCCAGGGACTTCACCTCCTTAGGAGGGCGTCTGCAGTCTTAAAGGGCTAATTCTATgggaaataataatgattttgacctttaaagccctatgcggcctaggactctcggacctacgggaccgcctctcctggaatGCCCCGAGGAGgatcttaaggtccataaataacaacactttggagctCCCGAGCCTCGAAGGGGTTacattggtctcaactagggccaggggcttttcagtactggcctcgacttggtggaatgctctgtcatgatagatcagggccctgcgggatttgacatctttgtgcagggcctgcaagacagagctgttctgcctggtc from Podarcis raffonei isolate rPodRaf1 chromosome 4, rPodRaf1.pri, whole genome shotgun sequence includes these protein-coding regions:
- the LOC128412471 gene encoding paramyosin-like, with protein sequence MSLTMEELSTTNEKLRYQINDLTETVAYLDSENQALLKDNSTIKGHNRSLQETADRFKAAMEEMQKKVEDIREKMDHTNARIHELDAQNKALAKANAELSKELREVTSQVALFEDYKAAQEKDLREMQNLSVEVKKYLKSLEDRLQETEHHYQAEKNNSSQLREKVGALLQLRQSQRNDIKDLQAQLETCVQQATILRLDQENRVQIGSLMHEIVEAKLVDVALQQSKSRKAMYWFWQVGKVLSVLVLGCVLLLTLALCYTYFFNHEFMAETLLAFLGEHNVNRIVQGFAHYLTWRNDGLLPF